The proteins below come from a single uncultured Dethiosulfovibrio sp. genomic window:
- a CDS encoding CBS domain-containing protein — MIKKMKTFVAEDIMSRDLTAMMEDDRLLDAIHVLYSHSLSGLPVIDEDWRLVGYLSESDILKPTIPTYLEILAQSSFLGNEENLLFQRFGAMKDFQVKDIMHKEPVFVSPQTNIMTVADLMLRKQIKRLPVVESSKLVGVIERGAFCEFLMEGGSKGA, encoded by the coding sequence GTGATAAAAAAGATGAAAACCTTCGTAGCTGAGGATATTATGAGCAGGGACCTTACGGCAATGATGGAGGATGACAGGCTTTTGGACGCTATTCACGTCCTCTACAGCCACAGTCTTTCAGGGTTGCCGGTGATAGATGAAGATTGGAGATTAGTAGGATATCTCTCCGAGTCGGATATTCTGAAGCCTACTATTCCAACTTATTTAGAGATCTTGGCTCAGAGCTCTTTTTTAGGCAATGAGGAAAACCTTTTATTTCAGCGATTTGGCGCGATGAAGGATTTCCAGGTTAAGGACATTATGCATAAAGAGCCTGTCTTTGTCTCCCCTCAGACAAATATAATGACCGTTGCGGATTTAATGCTAAGAAAACAGATAAAGAGGCTTCCGGTCGTTGAGTCGTCAAAATTGGTGGGAGTAATCGAAAGAGGTGCTTTCTGTGAGTTTCTAATGGAAGGCGGTTCTAAAGGTGCATAA
- a CDS encoding V-type ATP synthase subunit E, with product MEKGSDLEAFILSLKTEGEDELRKLKVQVEDQIADMIALRRNEVEVEIRGILEEHSRILRKEEHFLRSKYRGSILGEIEGLQLELCDRVRSMIESKLDSLLDSDSYRDSLERLISEVVQKTGSSSTIVVPPSETESLSSKGYNVKEGSLDRWGGCIVIDEEGGAIFENTYRGRLERLFPEIVRELAVMFDEVLEKHEFISEGLRIS from the coding sequence ATGGAAAAAGGTTCTGATCTGGAGGCTTTTATCCTATCCCTGAAAACCGAAGGAGAAGATGAACTTAGGAAGCTAAAGGTTCAGGTTGAGGATCAAATAGCCGACATGATAGCCCTCCGTCGGAACGAAGTGGAAGTGGAGATCAGGGGCATTTTAGAGGAACATTCCAGGATTTTGAGGAAAGAGGAGCATTTTTTGCGGTCAAAATACAGAGGAAGTATCCTTGGCGAAATAGAAGGTCTTCAGCTTGAGCTCTGCGATCGAGTTAGATCGATGATAGAGTCTAAACTAGACTCGTTGCTTGATTCCGACAGTTACAGAGATTCGTTAGAGCGACTGATCTCCGAAGTCGTCCAAAAAACTGGATCTTCCTCTACTATCGTAGTTCCTCCGAGTGAAACTGAATCATTGTCCTCAAAGGGATATAACGTAAAAGAAGGATCTCTCGACCGATGGGGCGGTTGTATCGTGATAGATGAGGAAGGGGGGGCTATTTTTGAGAACACCTACAGAGGAAGGCTCGAGAGGCTCTTCCCCGAAATCGTTCGAGAGTTGGCGGTCATGTTTGATGAGGTACTGGAAAAACACGAGTTCATCTCAGAGGGATTACGGATATCTTAA
- a CDS encoding V-type ATPase 116kDa subunit family protein has product MIKKMVRVALWGLMSKQREIVSFLHEEGLIHLEYSDSARISAKDADSLRLLRAKLMGMIELLEWNGWDQIKDDDLKVVDNKLKLPFPDVISEIDGSLDHFKTQLSGLFDKRDDLNRLRDKLKKSKDVLFKFRSFIEEHSRENRNVSLWWVKSDTVGEVIGRLQVALKGMWTGAGRIPDIRHHFSLVGEREGLLSLAVPVELGDVLSECMSKEGLLWTPPVSSKNDSLLKSVENMDKAISELPSQQREFEDTLNRVRSEWGSKLGCLFILIDERLEQLVAEQGSHNMGSTFLLEGWLPENDRDEFCKRIKSIFGDEVLIRWRYPASDEWFKVPTALDNSSIFKPFEIFLKLVPTPNYRGTDPTVMIGIFFPFFAGCIVGDGGYGIILALLSWFIRSRAKKKIVSDLSFVLLSVSIWSILWGVAYGEFFGDFAYRVFGLHPLWVERSHAVIPVLSFTIALGLGHILIGLGLGVIDGIKNKNRHVWMEKAGNGIIILSIVALLCSIKGVIPQAFFSFSIGVLIIGLALLIVGGGIGGAVEAMSSFGSILSYVRIGAIGLSSAILAMVASKFVDVLGVSFLGIFIALAIHLLNFVLATAESGLHSARLHYVEFMGKFYTGGGNQYKPFSKKRRNY; this is encoded by the coding sequence TTGATAAAAAAGATGGTCAGAGTTGCCCTGTGGGGACTTATGTCAAAACAGAGAGAGATAGTCTCCTTTCTCCACGAGGAAGGTCTCATACACCTTGAGTACAGCGACTCTGCGCGAATAAGCGCAAAAGACGCCGATAGTTTGAGGTTGCTTAGAGCCAAACTGATGGGGATGATAGAGCTTCTCGAATGGAACGGATGGGATCAGATAAAAGATGACGATCTTAAGGTCGTCGATAACAAGCTCAAATTGCCCTTCCCTGACGTAATATCGGAGATAGACGGAAGTCTCGATCACTTCAAGACGCAGCTTTCAGGTTTATTCGACAAAAGGGATGACCTAAATAGGCTTAGAGATAAACTGAAAAAAAGTAAAGATGTACTTTTTAAATTTAGGTCCTTTATCGAGGAACATTCGAGGGAAAATCGTAATGTCTCCCTTTGGTGGGTTAAATCCGATACCGTCGGAGAGGTTATAGGTCGGTTACAGGTTGCTCTTAAAGGAATGTGGACAGGGGCGGGACGGATTCCCGATATAAGGCATCACTTCTCTCTGGTAGGGGAAAGGGAAGGACTTTTATCCTTGGCTGTTCCCGTAGAGCTAGGGGATGTCCTGTCGGAGTGCATGTCAAAAGAGGGGCTTTTGTGGACTCCTCCGGTTTCCAGCAAGAACGATAGTCTCCTTAAATCCGTGGAGAATATGGATAAAGCTATTTCCGAACTCCCTTCCCAACAAAGGGAATTCGAAGATACCCTAAATAGGGTTAGATCCGAGTGGGGGTCTAAATTAGGCTGTCTCTTTATCCTAATAGACGAAAGGCTTGAGCAGCTGGTAGCGGAACAAGGCTCTCATAATATGGGGTCGACGTTCTTGCTGGAGGGGTGGCTTCCTGAGAACGATAGAGATGAGTTCTGTAAGAGGATCAAAAGCATTTTTGGCGATGAGGTCCTCATAAGATGGAGATATCCCGCTTCCGATGAATGGTTTAAAGTACCGACCGCTCTCGATAATTCCAGTATTTTTAAGCCCTTTGAGATATTTTTAAAATTAGTGCCGACTCCTAACTATAGAGGGACCGATCCTACCGTTATGATAGGAATATTTTTCCCTTTCTTTGCCGGTTGCATCGTTGGAGATGGAGGATACGGTATAATTTTGGCGTTATTGTCCTGGTTCATAAGGAGTAGGGCTAAAAAAAAGATAGTTTCCGATCTATCTTTCGTGCTGCTTTCTGTCTCCATCTGGAGCATCTTATGGGGAGTCGCCTACGGTGAGTTCTTCGGCGATTTTGCCTACAGAGTGTTTGGCCTTCATCCGTTGTGGGTAGAGAGATCCCATGCGGTGATTCCTGTGCTATCTTTCACCATAGCCTTAGGCTTAGGACATATACTCATAGGGTTAGGTCTAGGCGTTATCGATGGCATTAAGAATAAGAATCGTCATGTCTGGATGGAGAAGGCCGGCAATGGAATTATCATCCTTTCCATAGTCGCTCTGCTCTGCTCCATCAAAGGAGTTATCCCCCAAGCTTTTTTTTCATTTTCTATAGGGGTGTTAATCATTGGTTTAGCTCTTCTAATTGTCGGTGGAGGTATTGGAGGAGCGGTGGAGGCGATGAGTTCCTTCGGAAGTATTCTAAGCTACGTCAGGATAGGAGCTATCGGGCTCTCCTCCGCTATATTGGCTATGGTGGCCTCTAAGTTTGTCGATGTTCTTGGGGTATCTTTTCTGGGAATTTTTATAGCTTTAGCTATACATCTTTTGAACTTCGTGCTGGCGACTGCGGAATCAGGACTTCATTCTGCTAGACTTCATTACGTTGAGTTTATGGGAAAGTTTTACACCGGAGGAGGCAATCAATATAAACCTTTCTCCAAAAAAAGGAGGAATTATTGA
- a CDS encoding WecB/TagA/CpsF family glycosyltransferase: MNNVIAYAIFALMGLVVASFFLQKIYRKSLSRERYFYMRDLSLVAGWILFALWSGSEHIKVVVAMATLGAVVGMAQHTSPGKNLSWLLGAVGLCFAAVGPRISFIGLSNGEYLYLSPYSSFLLTATWVTLFPLLFQKLDYIPGLAGHLLGVGFSLALLVASLSGQPLAGGFLMSLAGLSFTAVFWSRLGHNYRQLGRPLAAFWGIIVAGASLVGVSKGVTFTAIMVIPMGLYALPIAEASLSFIAQALPVKGWGRISIYHRMIDKGIDHPKAVKFVTFLCLSIGAIVSFVQMGIDDSNKPILLFILGISSFVGITCARGARSYRDSSDMWGIPMDGISMNYALSKTRSRIINLEPSAMVVTANALSLYRARKDPIYREVVKRSWLTLPDGAGLVWAMRLLGIPVVERVAGIDFMHGLSRLSASEGWPVFLLGSKPGVADEAGRQLTELYPGLVVAGSRDGYFSEEEDLDVVQEIKDSGAKVLFAALGMPKQDVWLDKYLSEMDGVLGVGVGGSLDVVSGRLRRAPAGWQKIGMEWLYRLIQEPKRFRQDLDLGLFVLMVLLEKIGLGDGDKKDENLRS, from the coding sequence ATGAATAATGTGATTGCGTACGCTATCTTCGCCCTCATGGGCTTGGTCGTAGCGTCCTTTTTTCTTCAAAAAATATATCGAAAGTCCTTGTCGAGGGAGAGATATTTCTACATGAGAGACCTGTCCTTGGTCGCAGGGTGGATTCTATTTGCCCTTTGGTCGGGCAGTGAGCATATAAAAGTAGTGGTGGCTATGGCTACCTTAGGTGCAGTCGTTGGAATGGCTCAACATACATCCCCAGGTAAAAATTTATCCTGGCTTCTTGGGGCCGTGGGTTTATGCTTTGCCGCTGTGGGACCTAGGATCTCTTTTATAGGATTATCCAACGGAGAATATCTCTATCTTTCGCCCTACAGCTCTTTTCTGCTGACCGCTACTTGGGTTACCCTGTTCCCTTTGCTTTTCCAGAAGCTAGATTATATACCTGGATTGGCGGGGCACCTGCTTGGAGTAGGGTTCTCTTTGGCTCTTTTGGTTGCATCGCTGTCCGGTCAGCCTCTGGCGGGGGGTTTCTTAATGTCCCTTGCAGGACTTTCCTTTACAGCCGTATTTTGGAGCCGCCTAGGACACAATTATAGACAGTTAGGACGGCCTTTAGCGGCTTTTTGGGGGATAATCGTAGCAGGGGCATCTTTAGTAGGTGTGTCGAAAGGTGTGACCTTTACCGCTATTATGGTTATACCTATGGGACTCTACGCTCTGCCAATAGCGGAAGCCTCTCTGAGCTTTATAGCTCAGGCTCTCCCGGTAAAGGGGTGGGGACGGATTTCCATCTATCATCGAATGATAGATAAAGGGATAGATCACCCTAAAGCGGTGAAGTTTGTCACCTTTCTCTGTCTCTCCATAGGAGCGATTGTGTCCTTCGTCCAGATGGGCATCGACGATAGTAATAAGCCTATTCTACTGTTTATCCTTGGTATTTCCTCTTTTGTGGGAATCACCTGCGCTAGAGGGGCTAGGTCTTACAGGGATTCGTCGGATATGTGGGGAATTCCTATGGACGGTATCTCCATGAATTACGCACTATCCAAGACTAGATCTAGAATTATAAACCTAGAGCCCTCCGCTATGGTGGTTACCGCTAACGCCCTATCCCTCTATCGTGCTCGGAAAGACCCAATATACAGGGAGGTGGTAAAACGCTCCTGGCTGACCCTCCCCGATGGAGCTGGATTAGTCTGGGCTATGAGATTGTTGGGGATTCCTGTCGTCGAACGAGTCGCAGGAATAGACTTTATGCACGGACTGAGCAGGTTGTCGGCGTCTGAGGGATGGCCGGTGTTCCTCTTAGGGAGCAAGCCTGGAGTAGCCGATGAGGCGGGAAGACAGTTGACCGAACTTTATCCTGGCCTTGTCGTCGCAGGATCAAGGGATGGTTATTTCTCCGAGGAAGAGGATCTTGATGTAGTTCAGGAGATCAAAGACTCCGGTGCGAAGGTACTTTTCGCCGCTTTAGGTATGCCTAAGCAGGATGTCTGGCTGGACAAGTATCTTTCTGAAATGGATGGAGTTTTAGGTGTAGGGGTTGGAGGAAGCCTAGACGTGGTATCAGGGCGACTCAGGAGAGCTCCAGCGGGATGGCAAAAAATCGGTATGGAGTGGCTTTATAGGCTTATCCAGGAGCCTAAAAGGTTTCGGCAAGATCTGGACTTAGGGCTCTTTGTGCTTATGGTTCTTTTGGAGAAAATAGGTCTCGGGGACGGTGATAAAAAAGATGAAAACCTTCGTAGCTGA
- a CDS encoding V-type ATP synthase subunit A — MNNKSSIWGIAGPVVKTIVDFSVLMYEVVYVGPQMLLGEIVRVKGRLVDIQIYETPDGLSVGDPVLFSGKLLSVELGPGLLGSVLDGIGRPLRTLGADGAFLERGRLIPSIDHSKKWHFIPAVSSGDRVSPGDVLGVVGECQAIENLITVAPDEKGGTLSYVAPEGDYDLDHPIAICDGVSLFMVQRWDVRRARPILERLPLSNPLITGQRVLDTLFPVAQGGAAVLPGGFGTGKTVTQQSIAKWCNSDVIVYIGCGERGNEMTEVLEEFPSLKDPYRDAPLMDRMVLIANTSNMPVAAREASVYLGMTVAEYYRDMGLSVAVMADSTSRWAEALREIGGRLEEMPGEEGYPAYLGTRLAEYYERAGRASVLGKPNREGSITVINAVSPAGGDFSEPVTQASLRLSGTFWALDKSLAHQRHFPSINWNQSYSLYDKELEAFFCEVSPDWHTLRSFLKEKLSAEKSLKSLVQLVGRDGLSERDKWTLAFVDIIKAVYLQQNAFDPADASCSIKNQEVLMSCLRDLDRVVIEALSSGLSCDFVYDRPIIRDLLSLRGLTPDVLRQRFLFWLDNLGKDIKSSTVVISDETV, encoded by the coding sequence ATGAACAATAAGTCCAGTATATGGGGTATCGCCGGTCCCGTTGTAAAGACTATCGTAGACTTTTCCGTGTTGATGTATGAGGTTGTTTACGTAGGTCCTCAGATGCTTCTAGGAGAGATAGTCAGAGTTAAAGGCAGGCTTGTGGATATACAGATTTACGAGACTCCTGATGGCCTTTCCGTCGGAGATCCTGTGTTGTTTTCCGGAAAACTGTTGTCCGTAGAGCTTGGCCCCGGACTCCTTGGCTCCGTTCTCGACGGCATAGGCCGACCTTTAAGGACCTTAGGCGCTGACGGAGCTTTTTTAGAAAGAGGGAGGTTAATTCCCTCTATAGACCATTCTAAGAAGTGGCATTTTATACCTGCAGTATCTTCCGGCGATAGGGTTTCTCCGGGAGATGTCCTTGGAGTAGTGGGGGAATGCCAGGCGATTGAGAATTTGATAACCGTAGCTCCCGACGAAAAAGGTGGAACCCTATCCTACGTAGCTCCCGAAGGGGACTACGATCTGGACCATCCTATCGCTATCTGCGATGGTGTAAGCCTTTTTATGGTTCAAAGGTGGGATGTCCGAAGGGCTCGTCCCATATTGGAAAGACTTCCTCTGTCCAATCCTTTGATAACCGGACAGAGAGTTCTGGATACCCTCTTTCCCGTCGCTCAAGGAGGGGCAGCGGTTTTACCTGGAGGATTCGGAACCGGTAAGACCGTTACCCAGCAATCGATCGCTAAGTGGTGCAACTCAGACGTTATAGTCTATATAGGTTGCGGCGAAAGAGGAAACGAGATGACCGAGGTCCTGGAGGAATTTCCATCCTTGAAGGATCCTTACAGAGATGCCCCTCTTATGGATAGAATGGTCCTTATCGCAAATACCTCTAATATGCCCGTAGCTGCGAGAGAGGCCAGCGTCTATCTTGGTATGACAGTGGCTGAGTATTATCGAGATATGGGGTTATCGGTGGCGGTAATGGCTGATTCTACCTCTCGATGGGCAGAGGCTCTCAGAGAGATCGGAGGAAGGCTGGAGGAGATGCCAGGGGAGGAGGGATATCCAGCCTATCTTGGTACTAGGCTTGCTGAGTATTACGAGAGAGCTGGTAGAGCCTCCGTTCTCGGAAAACCTAATCGAGAGGGATCTATAACTGTTATAAACGCGGTGTCTCCAGCGGGAGGTGACTTTTCTGAACCTGTTACTCAAGCTAGCTTGAGGCTTTCTGGCACCTTTTGGGCTCTGGATAAATCTCTAGCTCACCAAAGGCACTTCCCCTCTATAAACTGGAATCAAAGCTACAGCCTTTACGACAAAGAGCTTGAGGCGTTTTTTTGCGAAGTCTCTCCCGATTGGCATACCCTCAGATCTTTTTTAAAGGAAAAACTTTCAGCTGAAAAATCTCTTAAAAGCCTGGTTCAGTTGGTAGGCAGAGATGGTCTATCTGAGAGAGATAAATGGACTCTCGCTTTTGTGGATATAATCAAAGCTGTCTACCTTCAACAAAACGCTTTCGATCCTGCAGATGCCTCTTGTTCTATAAAAAATCAAGAAGTCCTTATGTCTTGCCTTAGGGATCTTGATAGAGTCGTTATAGAGGCCCTATCCTCCGGGCTTAGCTGTGATTTTGTGTATGACAGACCTATTATCAGAGACCTGTTATCCCTTCGTGGTTTAACTCCTGATGTGCTTAGACAGAGATTTCTTTTCTGGCTTGATAATCTAGGGAAAGATATAAAAAGCTCTACGGTGGTGATTTCCGATGAAACTGTATAG
- a CDS encoding ATPase, producing MEKALIAFAAALAVGIPSIATALAQAKIGSAAAGTIAEKPETSGTMIILEAIPETMVILGFVVAIMIILQLA from the coding sequence ATGGAAAAAGCTCTTATAGCCTTTGCCGCAGCTCTAGCGGTAGGCATCCCTTCTATCGCTACCGCTCTTGCTCAGGCTAAAATAGGCAGTGCTGCTGCTGGAACTATAGCGGAGAAGCCAGAGACGTCGGGAACTATGATAATACTTGAGGCTATACCTGAAACTATGGTTATATTAGGTTTCGTTGTAGCTATAATGATAATACTGCAACTTGCTTGA
- a CDS encoding 23S rRNA (pseudouridine(1915)-N(3))-methyltransferase RlmH, protein MKIQVLAVGKPKDVFVKKQSESYLQRLGMGLSAGVDFLPDFSRGKGAIKAIELESKSLLKAISPRDHVILLDEKGVSLSSESFSHRLFLQLKETPGKMVFVIGGPFGVGEDVHFRSNEKLSLSSMTMTHEMCLLFLCEQIYRAAMIKQNSPYHHK, encoded by the coding sequence ATGAAAATACAGGTTTTAGCCGTAGGGAAGCCCAAAGATGTGTTTGTCAAAAAGCAATCTGAATCGTATCTCCAGCGTTTAGGTATGGGTTTATCCGCTGGTGTCGATTTTTTGCCCGATTTTTCGAGAGGCAAAGGGGCTATCAAGGCTATTGAGCTTGAGAGTAAATCTCTGCTGAAGGCTATATCCCCGAGAGACCATGTTATCCTTCTCGACGAAAAGGGTGTCAGTTTGTCCAGCGAAAGTTTTTCCCATCGCCTATTTTTACAGCTGAAAGAAACACCTGGCAAGATGGTTTTCGTTATAGGCGGTCCTTTCGGGGTTGGAGAAGATGTCCACTTTAGATCAAATGAAAAGCTATCACTATCCAGCATGACTATGACTCATGAGATGTGTTTATTGTTTTTGTGCGAGCAAATCTATAGGGCAGCGATGATAAAACAGAATTCTCCCTATCATCACAAATAG
- a CDS encoding V-type ATP synthase subunit D, whose protein sequence is MSFSATRDRLLEVSSQIGNVTFGKGLLEKKRDALMRSMEGEKKKFKAVKREFNLLCTQISTLYGLVRAYDGAEAIQLLGLQRSPLTLSAVKESILGCSYTNFSPKSLDERARLSMAMDPALVSIYMEELLFSISKCESVLWEYVTLKGKIQAFERELKKTNLKINTLEYSLLPSLIQERRRIMETISERERQERFSIKKLTKKKRRV, encoded by the coding sequence ATGTCCTTTTCCGCCACAAGAGATCGTCTTCTAGAGGTTTCCTCTCAGATAGGGAATGTTACCTTTGGAAAGGGGCTTCTTGAGAAGAAAAGAGATGCTCTTATGAGGTCTATGGAGGGAGAGAAAAAAAAATTTAAAGCCGTCAAGAGAGAATTTAATCTCCTTTGCACCCAAATCTCCACCCTTTACGGTCTAGTAAGGGCCTACGATGGGGCGGAGGCGATACAGCTTTTAGGGCTACAGCGTTCCCCATTGACTCTTTCCGCCGTAAAAGAGTCAATTTTAGGATGTAGCTATACGAACTTTTCTCCTAAATCCTTAGACGAGAGGGCGAGACTGTCGATGGCTATGGACCCTGCTTTGGTGTCCATCTACATGGAGGAACTACTGTTCTCTATCTCTAAATGCGAATCAGTTTTATGGGAATATGTGACCCTAAAAGGCAAAATACAGGCTTTTGAGCGGGAGCTTAAAAAAACGAACTTAAAAATAAATACTTTAGAATATTCGCTGTTGCCTTCCTTGATCCAGGAGAGAAGGCGTATAATGGAAACCATATCGGAACGAGAAAGGCAAGAGCGATTTTCAATAAAAAAACTAACCAAGAAGAAGCGAAGAGTATGA
- a CDS encoding V-type ATP synthase subunit B, with the protein MKLYREGYSKISGMAGPLLFVEGVQNAGYGELVTIEDGKRRRQGQILQIDGDLCVIQLFDGSMGLGTRGTTVWMDRSVFKVPVGSGLIGKVLNGRGQDRSGKELLFCEDRLPVSGLPINPARRSSPQSFIQTGVSSIDMMNTLVKGQKLPVFAGPGLPANRLTAQIVKQARSLDKDRQFLVVFAAMGITKREAQFFMDSFEETGALEKGVFFINLASDSAAERLLTPRMALTVAEYFAFQKGYDVLVVMTDMLHYCNSLREVSAAREEVPGRRGYPGYMYSDLAELYERAGCIEGNSGSITQIPIITMPDDDMTHPVVDLSGYITEGQIVLGRDLTDKGIFPPVDVLPSLSRLMNKGIGRGKTFSYHRAMADQLYASYSKARELVKLRLIVGDEGLTDLEHKYIEFGRLFDDIFIDQGDSDVPIESTFDRSWNALKILPDQELFKLPSDLVSRRAR; encoded by the coding sequence ATGAAACTGTATAGGGAGGGGTACTCTAAAATATCTGGAATGGCTGGACCTCTTCTCTTTGTTGAAGGGGTTCAGAACGCCGGATATGGGGAATTGGTAACGATAGAGGACGGCAAGAGAAGGCGTCAAGGCCAGATTTTGCAGATAGATGGAGATCTCTGCGTTATCCAGTTATTCGATGGATCTATGGGATTAGGTACCAGAGGAACTACCGTATGGATGGATCGTAGCGTATTTAAAGTACCTGTAGGTTCTGGACTGATAGGAAAGGTCCTGAACGGCAGAGGACAGGACAGGAGCGGTAAGGAGCTCCTGTTTTGCGAAGACAGGCTACCTGTATCTGGTTTACCTATCAACCCCGCTAGAAGGAGCAGCCCTCAGTCCTTTATACAGACCGGGGTATCATCTATCGATATGATGAACACTTTAGTCAAGGGCCAAAAATTGCCTGTTTTCGCCGGACCTGGCCTTCCTGCAAATCGCCTTACCGCTCAGATAGTAAAACAAGCCAGATCGCTGGATAAGGATAGGCAGTTTCTCGTGGTGTTTGCCGCTATGGGGATAACCAAAAGGGAGGCCCAGTTTTTTATGGACTCCTTTGAGGAGACCGGTGCCCTGGAAAAGGGCGTTTTCTTCATAAACCTCGCCAGCGATTCGGCGGCGGAAAGGCTTTTGACGCCTCGAATGGCCCTCACAGTCGCTGAATATTTTGCGTTTCAAAAGGGTTACGATGTCTTGGTGGTTATGACCGATATGCTTCACTACTGTAATTCCCTCAGGGAAGTAAGCGCCGCCCGAGAGGAGGTTCCAGGGAGAAGAGGATATCCTGGATACATGTACTCAGACCTTGCGGAGCTATACGAAAGAGCTGGGTGTATAGAGGGTAACTCGGGAAGCATAACCCAGATTCCGATAATTACCATGCCTGATGACGATATGACCCATCCGGTGGTAGACCTCTCTGGATATATAACAGAGGGACAGATCGTACTGGGAAGAGACTTGACGGACAAAGGGATCTTTCCTCCTGTAGATGTGTTGCCCAGCCTGAGTCGACTCATGAATAAAGGTATTGGTAGAGGAAAGACCTTTAGCTATCATCGAGCGATGGCCGATCAGCTTTACGCGTCATACTCTAAAGCCAGAGAGCTTGTGAAGTTAAGGCTTATCGTTGGCGATGAGGGGCTAACCGATCTCGAGCATAAATACATAGAATTCGGCCGACTTTTTGACGATATCTTTATAGACCAAGGAGATTCGGATGTCCCTATAGAATCGACTTTTGATCGATCATGGAATGCGTTGAAAATCCTTCCAGATCAGGAGCTCTTTAAACTTCCTTCCGATTTGGTCTCTAGGCGGGCAAGGTAG
- a CDS encoding V-type ATPase subunit, whose amino-acid sequence MRYWKNTSSSQRDYGYLNARLRGRWGAFYAPSFFDSMSDEDLYGLEQVMLKGPYASHYRRELVTAKSSILERIERATTSGASERLRSVFDFSTGEAKELIPVLSVRGDMFNARILLRRFTEKDNRSGQPQWHDYGPLGSFFFESLWRECVSPMEAVERCYTSNEPTAIPLAHSLEAFIESSDFMIAERCYMSEIISWSLKPLNGLSPGEDKVREFVGRSVDLWNIQIWFRKSLSRNKDIGKHWDYLDGGTITLESFKRSSSVTDLLSDTIWSDSLKLSSQSFPELGRKLQLDFLKWQIGLFRLDILGIGVAIAYMARQILEWRNMEILAVGLSANLAPDRIRNLLWRL is encoded by the coding sequence ATGAGGTACTGGAAAAACACGAGTTCATCTCAGAGGGATTACGGATATCTTAATGCTCGTCTTAGGGGAAGGTGGGGAGCGTTCTACGCTCCCTCTTTTTTCGATTCTATGTCTGACGAGGACCTTTATGGCTTAGAACAGGTTATGTTGAAGGGGCCTTATGCCTCCCATTATAGGAGAGAGCTTGTGACAGCTAAATCATCTATTTTGGAACGAATAGAGAGAGCGACTACGTCTGGAGCATCGGAGAGACTTCGATCTGTCTTCGACTTCTCGACAGGAGAAGCCAAAGAACTTATTCCGGTTCTGTCTGTTAGGGGAGATATGTTTAACGCCAGGATTTTGCTCCGCAGATTTACGGAAAAGGACAATCGTTCCGGTCAACCCCAATGGCACGATTATGGCCCTTTAGGTAGTTTTTTCTTCGAGTCCCTATGGAGGGAATGCGTTTCGCCGATGGAAGCGGTTGAAAGGTGCTATACGAGCAACGAACCTACGGCTATTCCTTTGGCCCATTCCCTTGAGGCTTTTATCGAAAGCTCTGATTTTATGATTGCAGAGAGATGTTATATGTCCGAGATTATTTCATGGTCTTTAAAACCGCTGAATGGCCTTTCCCCTGGGGAGGATAAGGTTAGAGAATTCGTTGGGAGATCTGTCGACCTGTGGAATATTCAAATATGGTTTAGAAAATCTCTCAGCAGGAATAAAGATATAGGCAAACACTGGGATTATCTTGATGGAGGGACCATAACCCTGGAGAGTTTTAAAAGATCTAGCTCTGTTACCGACCTTTTGTCCGATACTATCTGGAGTGATTCGCTAAAGCTCTCTAGCCAGTCTTTTCCTGAGCTTGGACGAAAGCTCCAACTCGACTTTTTGAAATGGCAGATAGGTCTTTTTCGACTTGATATTTTAGGGATCGGGGTGGCTATAGCCTATATGGCCCGTCAAATTCTCGAGTGGCGTAACATGGAGATATTAGCTGTCGGACTATCAGCTAACCTTGCCCCCGATAGAATTAGGAATTTACTATGGAGACTTTAA